GCCGGTGCGTCGGGCAGCCCGGGTGCGGGCGTCGGCACGCTCGGCAGACCGGGGAGATCGGGTACGTCGGGGAGTTCCGGGGCATCCGGAAGGTCCGGTGCGTCGGGGGCGCCGCCCTCGTCACCCGGCTCCTCCGCCAGGTTGCCGTAGATGCTCGCCAGATCGAGGTCCGCGGTGACGGCGAGGTTCACGTAGTCGCCCTTGATGGCGTCGACCGCGTTGCGCGGGAAGGGGTAAGTGGTCAGCAGCTCAAGGGAGTTGGGCAGATCGTCGCCTGCCTTGTTGAGCTGCTCCAGGATCGGCCGCAGCTGCTTGAGGTTGGCGACCGTGTCGTCCCGGGAGGCCTTGACCACCCTGGTGCCCGTCGTGCCCAGCTTCGACAGCGCGGTGAGCATCCTGGTCAGGTCGCGCCGCTGGTCGGCGAGCACCTTGAGAGCGGGCGGCATCGTGTCGACGGCCTTGGCGATCGTCTTCTTCTCCTTCCCGAGCCGCCCCGCGAGCCGGTCGACGGCCTCGAGCGCGCGGACGATGTCCTCGCGCTGGTCGTCCAGGCCGCCGAGGAACGTGTTCAGCTCCTTGAGCAGGGACTTGACCCGGTTCTCGCGCCCCGCCAGGGCCTTGTTCAGCTCCACGGTGATCGTCTTGAGCTGGGCCACCCCACCGCCGTTGAGGAGCGCCGACAGGGCGGACAGCACCTCCTCGATCTCGGGGTTGCGACCGCTGCGGCTGAGCGGGATGCGGTCGCCGTCGCGGAGCCGGCCCACGGGATCGGAACCGGGCGGGGCGGACAGCGCCACGTACTTCTCGCCGAGCATGCTGGTCTGCCTCAGCTCGGCGACCGCGTTGGCGGGCAGCTTCACCGAGTCGGCGACCCGCAGCCGTACACGCGCGTGCCAGCCGTCCAGCTCGACCTTCTCCACCGCGCCCACGGTCACGTTGTTGACCTTCACGGCGGACTGCGGCACCAGATCGAGGACGTCGCGGAACTCGACGGTGACGCGGTACGCGTGGCCGTCCGAGGCCGCGCCTCCCGGCAGCTCGACGTCGTACCAGCCGTTGAACTCGCAGCCGGACAGCAGCAGCGAAGCGATCGCCGCCCAGGCGAGCGCACCTGCCTTGCGCCTCATGCGCGGCCCTCCAGGATTCCGCCGAGGGTCCGGTCGACCGTGCCCGTACTCGGCACGGCGGGGGCCTTCGGCACCTCGGGCAGGGCGCCGAAGAGCTTTTTCAACTGCGCACAGTCCGGGTTCTCGCCGCCCTCGTCGCCGGTGGTCCGCAGGACGGAGCACAGCAGCGCGGCCGGATCCTGTGATGTCTGCGCGTTGTTGCGGGTGTCGAGAGTCCCGGAGGACGCGTTGTAGGCGTTCTGGAGATTCGACAGACCGGTGGGGGCGACCTCCAACAGCTCCTCCAGCGCGGCCCGTTGGTCGACGAGCACCTTGGTCACCTTGCTGAGGCCCTTCACGTTCGAGGTCAGCGACTTCTTGTTGGCCTTCACGAACGCGGACACGTCGCCGAGCGCGGTGCCGAGGTTGCGCAGCGCCGCCGCGAGGTCCTTGCGCTCCCCGGCCAACTGCTCCGCCACCTCGGCGAGGCTGGTGTTGAACGACCGCACGCTCTTGTCGTCGGCCGCCAGCGCCGCCGTGAACACCTGGAGGTTGCGCACGGTGCCGAACAGGTCCCCGCGGCCGTCGGACAGCGTGGTGACCGCCTGAGAGAGGTCCTTCACGGTCTGGTGGATGTTCCCGCCCTGGCCCTCCAGGTTGTCCGCGCTCACTCCGAGCAGCCGGGACAGGGAGCCGTCCTTGTTGGCGCCCTCGGGGCCGAGCGCCTCGGCCGTGGTGTGCAGGCTGTCGAAGATCCGGTCCAGCTCGACCGGCACGGCCGTGCGCGACTCGGGGATGACGGCGCCGTCCCGCAGCGCCGGGCCCTCCCGGTACACGGGCAGCAGCTGCACATAACGGTCACTGACCACCGAGGAGTTGATGATCGCGGCCTGGGCGTCGTCCGGCACCTTGCGCCCCTCGTCGTACTCCAGCTCCACCCGCACCCGGCCGCCCTCGGGCGTGATCGTCTTCACCTCGCCGATGCGGACGCCGAGGACGCGGACGTCCGAGCCGGGGTAGATGCCGACGGTGCGCGGGAAGTACGCGGTGACGCGCACCTTCCCGGGGCGCGGCCACAGCACGAAGACGGCCGCGACGACGAGGGTCAGGGCGAGGAGCAGTGCCAGGCGCCGCTTCATCGTGAGCCTCCCGTGCTCGGCACCACCGGGGCGGCGACCAGGTTCTGGACGTAGGAGTCGAACCAGCGGCCGTTGCCGAGGGTGTTGGAGAAGACCCGGACGTAGGGCGCGAGCAGCCGGACGCTGCGGTCCAGGCTCGACTGGTTGCGTTCGAGCATCTCGACCACCTGGTTCAGGCCCTTGAGCGCCGGGCCGATCTCTTTGGCGTTGTCCTCGACCAGGCCGGAGAGTTCGACGCCGAGCGCGGCGGAGGTCTTCAGCAGCTTGTGAATGGCCTGGCGCCGCTTGCTGATCTCCCTGAACAGCGCGTCGCCGTCCTTGACCAGGGCGGTGAAGTCCCCGGTGCGCTCGGCCAGTACGCCCGTGACGCCGTTGGCATGGTCGAGGAGTTCGCCCAGCGCCTTGTCGCGCGAGGCGACTGTCCGGGAGATCTTCGACAGGCCCTTGATGGAGGCCCGTACCTCGGCGGGCGAGTCCTGGAAAGTGGTGGAGATGGTGTCCAGGGCCGTCGCCAGCCGGTCGGTGTCGACCTCTTCCGTCGTGGTGGTGAGATCGCTGAAGGCTTGTACGACGTCGTACGCGGGAACGGTCCGCGTCAGCGGGATCTCAGTGCCGGGCTTCAACTGCCCTGGGCCCTTGGGGTGCAGGGCGAGGTACTTGGCGCCGAGGATCGTCTTGACCCGGATCGAGGCCCCGGTCGCGGTGCCGAACCCCGGGTCACCCTTGATCTTGAAGGTGACCTTGACGTGGTCGCCGTCCAGGTCGACCTCCTCGACCTTTCCGACCTTGACCCCGGCGATCCGTACCTCGTCGCCGGGCTTGAGGCCGCCCGCCTCCGCGAAGGCCGCGCTGTACGTCTCGCCGTCGCCGATCACCGGAAGGCTGTCCGCGTTGAACGCGGCCACGGCCAGCAGCGCCAGGGTGGTCAGCCCGACGGCGCCGATCACCACCGGGTTCTGCTCGCGGAAGGGTGGGAGGTGCGGGAACCGGATACGCGGCAGCCTCGGCGGCTCGACGCGCACCTTGAACAACGGCTGGGGCTTGCGCTTCCTTCGGACCCGGATGCTCATCCCGCGCACCTCGCCCTCGCCACGTGCAGTTCGGGAGTGAGCACCTGCTTCGTCTTCGGCAGCACGATCCGGCCGTCGAAGTCGCAGAGGTAGAAGTTGAACCACGAGCCGTAGGACGCCGTCCCGGTCAGCTCGTTGAGCTTGTTCGGCAGTCGCTTCAGCACGCCCTCCACCGTCTTCTCGTTGTCGTTGAGCGTTCCGGTGAGATCGGTCAGCTCGGCGATGTCGTCCTTGAGGGGCGGACGCGCGTCCTGCAAGAGCCCCGACGTCGCCTCCGTCAGGTTGCCGATGCTCACCAGCGACTCGCCGATCGGCTTGCGGTCGGCGGACAGCCCCGAGATCACCCGGCGCAGTTGCTTGAGCAGCCCGGAGAATCGGGCGCCGCGCTTGTCGAGCGTCCCCAGCACGGTGTTGAGGTTGTCGATCACGGAGCCGATCAGCTTGTCCCGGCCGGCGAGCGTGGTGGTGAGCGAAGCCGTGTGCGCGAGCAGGCTGTTGACCGTGCCGCCCTCGCCCTGGAGTGTCTTGATGATTTCGGTCGCGAGCTGGTTGACGTCCTTCGGGCTGAGCGCGGCGAACAGCGGCTTGAAGCCGTTCAGCAGGGCGTTGAGGTCCAGCGCGGGCTGCGTCCGCGCCAGCGGGATCGTCGCGCCGGGCCGCAGCCGGGTGCCGTCGCCCGCGCCCTCGGTCAGGGCGACGTACCGCTGCCCGACGAGGTTCCGGTAGCGGACGACCGCGCCCGTGCTCTTGAGCAGCGGACGCTCCTCGCTGACCGTGAACGTGACCTCGGCGCGGGTCCGGTCCTTGATCCGGATGCCCTCGACCTCGCCGACCCGCACCCCGGCCACTCGTATGTCGTCGCCCTCCTCCAGGCCGGTGACGTCGCTGAACACGGCGCGATAGGTGTCTGTGGGGGTGAAGGAGATGTTCACGATGGTGGCGGCGAGCAGGGCCGTCGCCAGGATCGTCACCAGGGCGAAGAGGCCGAACTTGATCAGCGGACCGGCGGTCCGGCGAGCTTTCGTCGTGCTCATGCGACGCTCACCGCCGTCCCGCGGGCCATCGGCCCGAACAGCAGCGTCGCGACCGGCGGCACCTCGTCGGCGGGCATGCCCAGGACGGGGGCCACGAGGGAGCCGACGGCGCGCTGTTCGGCGCGGGTACCGGACACGTCGGACGTACCGTCATTGAGCTTGGTGTGCGGCGCGGGCACGCTCGGGTGGGGCAGGCCCCGGCAGTCCGGGCCGGACCGCTCGCCGTAGTGGGGCTCCTCGCCGGGTTCGTACGCCGGCCGCTGCCGTACGACTTCCAGGGTGATCCGCATCTTCCCGCCGCGGAACGCCTCCTCCGAGGCCTCCTCCTGCCGGACCAGGCCGTCGAGCAGGCACGGGTACTGAGGCGAGTAGCGGGCGAAGAGATCGAGGGTCGGGCGGGACACCCGGCCCAGGGCGATCAGCCGGTCACCGGTCCGGTCGAGGAAGCCGTCCGCCGTGTCGGCGGCGGTCGTGGTCGAGGTGAGCGCGGCGGCGAGCTGATCCTTCTGCTCCACCAGCGTGCGGCTGGTGGTCACCGTGTTGCGCAGGATCCGCATCAGGTCGGGCGCCGCGTCGCCGTACACCTCGGCGACGTCCGCGAACCGCGCGATGTCCTCCTTCAGGGACGGCAGATGTGGGTTGAGCCCCCGCAAGTAGGCCTCCACGCGCGTGAGGTTGGCGCCGATCCGGTCGCCGCGCCCTTCGAGGGCCGTGGCGAAGGCGGACAGCGTGGCGTTGAGCTCGCCGGGCTCGACCGTCCGCAGCAGCGGCAGCAGGTCGTTCAGCAGCTGCTGGAGCTCGATGCCGACGCGGGTGCGGTCCTGGGTGATCACGTCCCCGGCGCGGATCGACCGCGCGGACGAGCCGGCCGGGACGACCAGATCGACGTACTTCTCGCCGAACAGCGTCTTGGGCAGCAGCCGTGCATGCACATCGGCGGGGATGTACGACACATGCTCCGGCTTGAGCGCGATGTCGAGCGTCGCCTTCGTCCCGTCGGCCCGAACCTCGCGCACCTCGCCGACCAGCAGCCCGCGCAACTTGACGTCGGCCCGCCGGTCCAGCTGGTTGCCCAGGCTGTCGGCCTCCAGCGTGATCCGCACGACCGGCGTGAACGCCTGCTGGTAGACGGCGACGGACAGCGACAGCAGCAGGGCGAGTACGGCGATGAAGACGACGCCGTACAACCGCAGTCTCAGTACCCTCATACGGCGGCTCATCCCGCAATCCGTACGGTCGTGTTGGCGCCCCAGATCGCCAACGACAGGAAGAAATCAAGGACGTTGATCGCCACGATCGACGTCCGCACGGCCCGCCCCACCGCGACGCCGACGCCCGCAGGACCGCCGCTCGCGTAGTAGCCGTAGAAGCAGTGCACCAGGATGATCACGACGGCGAAGACCAGCACCTTGCCGAAGGACCACAGCACGTCGACCGGCGGCAGGTACTGCTGGAAGTAGTGGTCGTAGGTGCCCGCCGACTGCCCGTAGTAGCCGGTGGTGATCGTGCGGGCGGCGAAGTACGACGACAGCAGCCCGACCACGTACAGCGGGATCACGGCGACGAAACCGGCGATCATCCGGGTGGTCACCAGGAACGGCAGCGAGGGCACGCCCATGACCTCCAGGGCGTCGGTCTCCTCGCTGATCCGCATCGCGCCGAGCTGCGCGGTGAACCCGGCGCCGACCGTCGCGGACAGCGCCAGCCCGGCCACCAGCGGGGCGATCTCCCGGGTGTTGAAGTACGCCGAGAGGAATGCCACGAAGTTGGACGTGCCGAGCTGGTTGAGCGCGGCGTAGCCCTGGAGCCCCACCTCCGTGCCGGTGAAGAACGACAGGAAGGCGATGACGCCGACCGTGCCGCCCACGACGGCGAGTGCGCCCCGGCCGAAGCTCACCTCGGCGAGCAGCCGCAGGATCTCCTTCTTGTAGCGGCGCAGAGTGCGGCCGGTCCAGGCCAGCGAGCGGCCGTAGAAGGAGAGTTGAGCGCCCAGGTCCTCAAGGGACTTCAGGGGGCGGTCGAGAAGTCTCATCGCTCAGCCCCTCTGCGGAACGACCTGGAAGTACACCGCGGTCATCACGAAGTTGGTCACGAACAGCAACATGAAGGTGATCACCACCGACTGGTTCACCGCGTCGCCCACACCCTTCGGGCCGCCCTTCGCGGTGAGTCCCTTGTACGAGGCGACGATCGCGGCGATCGCGCCGAACACGAGCGCCTTGAACTCGGCCGCCCACAGGTCCGAGAGCTGCGCGAGGGTGGTGAACGAGGCCAGATACGCGCCCGGTGTGCCGTCCTGGAGAACGACGTTGAAGAAATAGCCGCCCGCCACCCCGACCACCGACACCAGGCCGTTGAGCAGCACCGCCACCACCATCGAGGCCAGCACGCGCGGCACGACCAGCCGGTGGATCGGGTCGATGCCCAGCACCTGCATCGCGTCGATCTCCTCGCGGATCTTCCGCGCCCCGAGGTCCGCGCAGATCGCCGTGCCGCCGGCGCCCGCGATCAGCAGGGCGGTCACGATCGGCGAGGCCTCGCGCAGCACCGCGAGGACGGAGGCCGCGCCCGAGAAGGACTGGGCGCCGAGCTGCCGGGTGAGGCTGCCGATCTGGAGGGCGATGACCGCGCCGAAGGGGATGGAGACGAGGGCGGTCGGCAGGATCGTGACGCTCGCGATGAACCAGGCCTGCTGGATGAACTCCCTTATCTGGAACGGCCGTTTGGGGACGGTCCGTACGACGTCCAGGGCCATCGCGAACAGGCTGCCGGAGTGGCGCAGCGCGCCGACGGGGTTGAGACTCATGCGTGCGCCACCTCCTCCTCCCGGCGGGCGATGGCCTGCCAGCGGGGCGGGCGGGGGATACCCGGGCTGGGCAGCAGCCGGGGCGTGAGGTGCTCCGGGTCGGTGACCTCGCCGATCTCGGCCAGCTCCTGCTCGACCTGGGCGGCGTCCTTCTCCTCCGCCATGCCGATCGGCCCCTGCATCCTGCCGTTGAGGAACTGCCGTACGACCGGTTCGTCGCTGGTCAGCAGACGGTCGCGCGGCCCGAACATCACCAGCTCGCGGCGGAACAGCAGTCCGATGTTGTCCGGGACCTGGCGGGCCGAGGCGATGTCGTGCGTGACGATGAGGAAGGTCGCGTCGATCTGGGCGTTGAGGTCGACGATCAGCTGGTTGAGATACGCGACGCGCACGGGATCCAGCCCCGAGTCCGGCTCGTCGAAGAGAATGATCTCCGGGTCGAGGACGAGCGCCCGGGCCAGTCCGGCCCGTTTGCGCATACCGCCGGAGATCTCGCCGGGCAGCTTCTCCTCGGCGCCGATCAGACCGACCATGTCCATCTTCTCGAGGACGATCCGCCGGACCTCGCTCTCCGGCTTGCGGGTGTGCTCGCGCAACGGGAAGGCGATGTTGTCGTACAGGTTCATCGACCCGAACAGCGCGCCGTCCTGGAACAGCACGCCGAAGAGCTTCCGCACCTCGTACAGGTCGTGCTCACGCAGTTTGGTGATGTCCCGGCCCTGGACCGTGATCGACCCGCGCTCCGGCTTGAGCAGTCCGACGAGCGTCTTGAGGAACACCGACTTGCCCGTGCCCGAGGGGCCGAGCATGACCGAGACCTCCCCGGCGGGCAGCGTCAGTGAGACGTCCTGCCAGATGACCTGGTGACCGAAGGACTTGGTCAGCCCTTCCACACAGATCTCGACACCCATCCGGTTCACCCTTCAGCCGTGGAGCAGCCCTGACATCTGCTCTACGGGGAGGGGCGGGGCGTCCGTCGCGGCGGACGCGAATTTTTTTCGGACGGGCTGAGCGGGGGGCTATGGCAGCGCGTCGACCGGCGTGGTGGGAGCGGAGGGCATGGGGGGTGTGTCCGGAGTCTCGGGGGTGGCGGGGAGGGTGGGAGCGCTGGGTGCGGTTCGCGGCAGGTCGCGCGCGTCTTTTTTCGGATGGGCTGAGCGGGGCTATGGCAGCGTGTCGACCGGCGTGGTGGGAGCGGAGGGCATGGGGGGTGTGTCCGGAGTCTCGGGGGTGGCGGGGAGGGTGGGAGCGTTGGGTGCGGTTCGCGGCAGGTCGCGCACGTCCGGGACGGTCGGGAGTTCCGGCACGTCGGGCACGTCAGGCACCTCGGGAGCGGCCAGGTCCGGTGCCGCGGAGATCTTCGGCAGGGGCGGCACGGACAGCGGCAGCAGTGACCGGTCGCCCGGCGTCCGCCTCGCCTCCGGGGCGGCGGCGGTCGAGGCGTCCGGGGTCTCGCGCCCGCCCGGAGCCGTCGCCCGGCCCTCGTCGTCCGGCTGCTGCCACGCCTCCGGCACCGGGGAGACGGCGACCCGAGGCGCCGCCCCCTGTCCGTCCCAGTCGTCGGCGTACGGCAGCACAAAGCCGGCCACGGCCACAGTCGCCGCCGTCGAGGCCGCCGCCAGGGCCTGGGCATGACTCGCCCGCGGCCTGCCCCGGCCGCACAGGAACAGCGCGAGGCCGAGCGTGCCGGCCAGCGAGTTGCGCAGCGTCCGGCGGGCCCGGGCCAGCAGCGACTCGACCGTCCGATAGCTCAGGCCCATCCGCACGGCGACCTGGCTCACGTCCAGGTCCTCCGACTTCAGCCGGATCGCCTCCGCCTGGCGCGCGGGCAGCTCCCCGCTGCGCACGGCCAGCCATCTGGCCTCGGCCCGGTCGCACACCGCCTCCTCGACCGGCACCGGTCCGGGAGCGATCAGCGTCGGGCTGCTGCGCACCTCGGCCTCCCGGCTGACCTGCCGGTAACGGTCGATGCACAGCCGTATCGTCACCGTGGTCAGCCAGGCGGCGAGCCGCTCGTCGTCCAGGTCGGGGCGTTCCGCCGCGCGCAGCATCGCCTCGTGCACGGCGTCCTCGGCGTCCTCCAGGGACATCGACCTGCGGCGGGCCACCTTGATCAGCTGCTCACGGTGCGTCCACATGCGCTCCCACCGGTCGTGGGCCGCCTGTATCTCCGCGGGCATGTCCATCGCCATGAGGGCCCCTTCGCGCTCACCCGCCGGCCACGTGCGTCCGGCGGGGCGCGACATTACCGTCCGGTAGCGGCGGTTGTGGAGGGGGTGGCGTCCAACGTGTTCGCATCGTTGCCGGGCAGCGGAGCCGTGCTGGGCAGCACGTCGTCGCCGGGCAGGGGGAGCGAGGGCCGCGGCGACGGTTCGGCGGACGGGGTGCGGGGCGCCGGCCGCGGGGCGGTCGGGGGCGCGGATCGGGACGGGGACGGGGACGGCGTAGGGGGTACGACGCCTGCTGGGCCGGGGCTGCGGGCCAACACCGTGTGCCCCACCTGGGTGCGCGCAGTGCCCTTCGACTACCGCCTCGAAGAGGTCCGGCGGACCGCCGCTGCGACTCACTGACGAACTGGTGCCCGCGGACGGCAGCCGCTCCTATGACGTGCAGCAACTGTCTGCGCAGGCCGGCGAATTGGCAGGCTTCGTCGCCCAGGGCAGCTGGACGGCGAGGTCGTCGCCGTCCAGCTGCGTACAGGCGGCCCACATGCCGAAACGGCTGGTGCGGGGGTCAGGCGACCTTGGCGGACTCCCGCTCGTCCGCGGGGTCCCCGCCGCCCACGGCGGCCCGTGCTTCGCGGCCCCGGACGAAGTCCAGGAAGGAGTTGAGCTCCCGCTTGACCACGGGGGCCAGCAGGTAGAGGCCGATGATGTTGAACACCGACAGCAGGAAGAGCGCCGAGTCGGCCAGGCTGATCAGCGAGTCGAGGGAGAGCAGGGAGCCGAGGACGACGAACGCGCTCCAGATGGCCTTGAAGACGATCTCGCTGGTCCGGCTCTTGCCGAAGAGGTACGTCCACGCCTTGAGACCGTAGTAGCCCCAGGTCAGGATCGTGGAGAAGGCGAACAGCAGCACCGCGACGGTCAGCAGGTCCGGGAACCAGGGCAGTACGGTCTCGAAGGCGTCGGAGGTGATGGTGACGCCGCCGATTTCGTCCGCGTTGCCCTCGCGGGCCTCGGCCCAGCTGGGCGGGTTGGCGATGGCGATGGTCAGCGCGGTCATGGTGCAGATGATGACCGTGTCGATGAACGGCTCCAGCAGGGCGACCAGGCCCTCGCTCGCGGGATGCTTGGTCTTGACCGCGGAGTGGGCGATCGGGGCCGAGCCGAGACCGGCCTCGTTGGAGAAGGCGGCGCGCTGGAAGCCGACGATCAGGGCGCCGATCACACCGCCCGCGACACCGTCGGCTTCGAACGCGCCCTTGAGGATGTCCTGGACCGCGTCGGGTACCGCGGTGACGTTCGCCAGGATGACGACCAGGCAGGCCACGATGTACATGCCGGCCATCGCCGGGACCAGCTTGCTGGTGACCGAGGCGATGGAGCGGATACCGCCGAGCAGCACCAGGCCGACCAGCGCGGCGACCACCAGGCCGAAGAGGACGGCACCGGTTGAGGAGGCCATGAAGCCGTCCTCTCCGCCGAAGTTCGAAGCGACCTGCGCGTAGCTCTGGTTGGTCTGGAACAGGTTGCCGCCGAAGAGGCCGAAGAAGAGGATCATGACGGAGGCGAGGACGGCGAGCACCTTGCCGAACTTGGCGCCACCGCTGCCGAAGCGCTCGGCGAGCCCCTTGGGCAGGTAGTGCATCGGACCGCCGGAGACGGTGCCGTCCTCATGCTCCTCGCGGTACTTCACACCGAGGGTGACCTCGACGAACTTGCTCGCCATGCCGAGCAGGCCGCACAGGATCATCCAGAAGGTGGCGCCGGGGCCACCGATGGAGACGGCGATGGCGACACCGGCGATGTTGCCGAGGCCGACGGTGCCGGAGACGGCGGCGGTCAGCGCCTGGAAGTGGTTGACCTCACCGGGCGAGCCCTCCTCGTCGTACTTGCCGCGTACGACGTCGATGGCGAGCTTGAACTTGCGTACCTGGATCAGCCCGAACCAGGTGGTGAAGATCAGGCCCGCGATCACGAGCCAGGCGACGATGAGCGGAAGGTCGGTGTCGCCGACGGGCACGGTGTAGAAGACAACCTTGCCGACGTTGGTGGCGACGGGCTCGAAGAAATCGCTGACGGCGTCGTCGATGGATGTGGTGACGGACTCGAGTGACATGTGGTCTACCTCGGTGGAGCGGGACGTGCTGGCGCGGCGCAGCAGTGGGGGGATGGGTAAAGGGACGGTGTGCGCATGGCAAAGGTCGTCCCATGAAGGAATTGGGAAGTCCTATCACGCTCTGGGCGCGGTCTCGAGTGACCCAAGTCGCACAAAGATGCCCCTGTGGCACAAATCTCAGGGGGCGGCAATGCGATCGTTATCCGGATTTGAGCGTCCGCTGAGGAACGCAGCCTGAAAACGGCTTGACAGGTCACCTGAAGCCCAGCCTGGACGTTCCACTGCCACCTGCGTATGCCCCTGAGCTGCGCCCGGACCGGCCTTGCCCGGGGATCAGGGGAGCCGGACGACTGGCACGGCGGGATCCTGTGGTCATGGCGTGAAGTGGTCGCTCACGGTGCGCTGCGCCAGTACACCTCCGCTCGTTCGGCAAGTTCCTTGTCCCAGGGGTATCGCGGCTGTCCCATATCGGGGTCCAATGGTGGGAGTCAGGCCTTTCGCGCCCGCATCGGTCAGAAGAGGCAAGAGGCACGCAATGGATCCATGGCTGATCTGGTTGATCATCGCAGCCGTGTTGGCTGCGGCGGAGATCTTCACTCTTACTGCTGCGCTCGGAATGCTGAGTGCGGCCGCGTTGGTCACGGCGGGATCTGCCGCGGTGGGGCTGCCGCTGCCCTTCCAGTTCTTGGTATTCACCATCGTCGCTACGGTCACCGTGGTGTTCGTGCGCCCCATTGCGGTGCGCCACGTGCTCCAGCCTCAAGCGGCGCGATTCGGTGTGGACGCACTGGTCGGCAAGCCTGCCCATGTCGTTGCCGAGGTGACGGGCCTGGGCGGCAGGGTCCGTATCGACGGTGAGGAGTGGACGGCCCGCGCCTACGACGAGACGCTGGTGATTCCTGCTGGAAAGACCGTCGACGTCATGGAGATAAGCGGCGCCACCGCGATCGTCTACCCACGGGACTGAAGCCATGGAAACCTCGGCGTTCCTCATTGCCGGCCTGATCGTCGCGCTGATCGCGGTGTTCACCGTGGTGCGGGCGGTCCGTATCGTGCCCCAGGCGCGCGCTCGTAATGTCGAGCGGCTCGGCCGCTATCACCGGACCCTGAATCCCGGCCTCAGCCTCGTGATCCCTTATATCGACCGCGTCCATCCGGTGATCGATCTGCGGGAGCAGGTCGTCTCCTTCAAGCCGCAGCCGGTGATCACCGAGGACAATCTGGTCGTTGAGATCGACACCGTCCTGTATTTCCAGGTCACCGACCCGCGAGCGGCCTTTTACGAGATCGCGAATTTCCTTCAGGCGGTGGAGCAGCTCACCGTGACCACCTTGCGCAACGTCGTCGGATCCATGGACCTGGAGAAGACGCTCACCTCGCGGGACACCATCAACAGCCAGCTCCGTGGCGTGTTGGACGAGGCCACCGGAAAGTGGGGGCTGAGGGTCAACCGGGTGGAGATCAAGGCCATCGACCCTCCGCAGTCCATCAAGGACGCGATGCAGAAGCAGATGCGGGCCGAGCGGGACAAGCGGGCCGCGATTCTCGGGGCCGAAGGGCAACGCCAGTCGCAGATTCTCACCGCTGA
This genomic window from Streptomyces sp. DG2A-72 contains:
- a CDS encoding ABC transporter ATP-binding protein; this translates as MGVEICVEGLTKSFGHQVIWQDVSLTLPAGEVSVMLGPSGTGKSVFLKTLVGLLKPERGSITVQGRDITKLREHDLYEVRKLFGVLFQDGALFGSMNLYDNIAFPLREHTRKPESEVRRIVLEKMDMVGLIGAEEKLPGEISGGMRKRAGLARALVLDPEIILFDEPDSGLDPVRVAYLNQLIVDLNAQIDATFLIVTHDIASARQVPDNIGLLFRRELVMFGPRDRLLTSDEPVVRQFLNGRMQGPIGMAEEKDAAQVEQELAEIGEVTDPEHLTPRLLPSPGIPRPPRWQAIARREEEVAHA
- a CDS encoding sigma-70 family RNA polymerase sigma factor; its protein translation is MAMDMPAEIQAAHDRWERMWTHREQLIKVARRRSMSLEDAEDAVHEAMLRAAERPDLDDERLAAWLTTVTIRLCIDRYRQVSREAEVRSSPTLIAPGPVPVEEAVCDRAEARWLAVRSGELPARQAEAIRLKSEDLDVSQVAVRMGLSYRTVESLLARARRTLRNSLAGTLGLALFLCGRGRPRASHAQALAAASTAATVAVAGFVLPYADDWDGQGAAPRVAVSPVPEAWQQPDDEGRATAPGGRETPDASTAAAPEARRTPGDRSLLPLSVPPLPKISAAPDLAAPEVPDVPDVPELPTVPDVRDLPRTAPNAPTLPATPETPDTPPMPSAPTTPVDTLP
- a CDS encoding sodium:alanine symporter family protein; the protein is MSLESVTTSIDDAVSDFFEPVATNVGKVVFYTVPVGDTDLPLIVAWLVIAGLIFTTWFGLIQVRKFKLAIDVVRGKYDEEGSPGEVNHFQALTAAVSGTVGLGNIAGVAIAVSIGGPGATFWMILCGLLGMASKFVEVTLGVKYREEHEDGTVSGGPMHYLPKGLAERFGSGGAKFGKVLAVLASVMILFFGLFGGNLFQTNQSYAQVASNFGGEDGFMASSTGAVLFGLVVAALVGLVLLGGIRSIASVTSKLVPAMAGMYIVACLVVILANVTAVPDAVQDILKGAFEADGVAGGVIGALIVGFQRAAFSNEAGLGSAPIAHSAVKTKHPASEGLVALLEPFIDTVIICTMTALTIAIANPPSWAEAREGNADEIGGVTITSDAFETVLPWFPDLLTVAVLLFAFSTILTWGYYGLKAWTYLFGKSRTSEIVFKAIWSAFVVLGSLLSLDSLISLADSALFLLSVFNIIGLYLLAPVVKRELNSFLDFVRGREARAAVGGGDPADERESAKVA
- a CDS encoding NfeD family protein, whose translation is MDPWLIWLIIAAVLAAAEIFTLTAALGMLSAAALVTAGSAAVGLPLPFQFLVFTIVATVTVVFVRPIAVRHVLQPQAARFGVDALVGKPAHVVAEVTGLGGRVRIDGEEWTARAYDETLVIPAGKTVDVMEISGATAIVYPRD
- a CDS encoding SPFH domain-containing protein: METSAFLIAGLIVALIAVFTVVRAVRIVPQARARNVERLGRYHRTLNPGLSLVIPYIDRVHPVIDLREQVVSFKPQPVITEDNLVVEIDTVLYFQVTDPRAAFYEIANFLQAVEQLTVTTLRNVVGSMDLEKTLTSRDTINSQLRGVLDEATGKWGLRVNRVEIKAIDPPQSIKDAMQKQMRAERDKRAAILGAEGQRQSQILTAEGDKQAAVLRAEGNRTAAILQAEGRSRAIDEVFQAVHRNDPDPKLLAYEYLQMLPQLAQGSGSTFWMIPSEVTAALQGVSRAFSEVLPQSPATREKPSDDMIAQAANDKAQAAEAAAAALADAAKAEGVASDTLPSNPPR